The Candidatus Equadaptatus faecalis genome contains the following window.
GTACAACCTCTTATACGGAAAACATCGGACTCATGGCGCTCACAGGCGTTGCAAGCCGTTACGTAATCAGAATAGGCGCGGTAATTCTTATTCTGCTGTCACTCTTTGCAAAGCTCGGCGCACTTATAGCAACCATGCCTTCGCCGATTATCGGCGGCGCTTACATAACGCTTTTCGGAACAATAGGCGCACTCGGAATTCAAAACTTGATGCGCGCGGACATGGGCAGTCAGAGGAACGTCCTCATAGTCGGTTTCTCATTCCTCATGTGCCTCGGCGTCCCCGGCTGGGTTGAAACGCAGCAGGCGCTCTTCACAGGCTTCTTCGGACAAATGCTCGGCGGAATGGTCTGGGCTGTTCTCAAAACCCCGATGGCAGTCGCCGGTCTCTGCGCTGCATTCTGCGACAATCT
Protein-coding sequences here:
- a CDS encoding xanthine permease — protein: TTSYTENIGLMALTGVASRYVIRIGAVILILLSLFAKLGALIATMPSPIIGGAYITLFGTIGALGIQNLMRADMGSQRNVLIVGFSFLMCLGVPGWVETQQALFTGFFGQMLGGMVWAVLKTPMAVAGLCAAFCDNLIPGTDKERGIAK